The genomic DNA CACCGCGTGGATGCTCGCGTCGATGCGCGCCCGGTCCTCGGGGTGGATGTGATGGATCCACCACTCCCCCGTGGGTTCCACGTCCGCGAGGACATGTCCATAGGAGGCGTGAAGGGCCTCGTTCCATTGCACGTGGTTGGAGAGGAGATCCCAATCCCAGATGGCGTCGTTGGTCGCGCGCGCGGCGAGCCGGTAGCGCTCCTCGTCGATGTTGGCCACGGTGTCCTCGGTGCGGCGGGCTGTTCCTGGGGGCTGCGCGGGGGGCGCCGCCCTCTCTTGCCAGGAGCCTCGCTGGGGAGCAACGGTCCCGACTCAGGTTCCCCTCGGCAGCCGGACGCTGAAGGTGGTGCCATCGCGCTCGGTCGACGTCACGGAGAGGCCGCCACCGTGCGCGCGGACGATCTGATCCACGATGTACAGGCCCAGTCCCACACTTCGGGTCATGTTGTCCACGCCCACCACCGCGCGCTGGAGGGGTTGGAAGAGCCGGGGGAGGGCGTCGGCGGGAATCGGCTCGCCCTGGTTGTGCACCTCGAAGCATACCCCCTCGGGGTCTCCCAGGACCCGGATGTGCACGGGCGTGTCGGGAGGGCTGTACTTGAGCGCGTTGCCCACCAGATTGCCCACCAACTGCGCGAGCCGGTCCGCGTCCCATATGCCCAGGGCGTCCCCGCGCCGCTCCAGTCGCAGCTCGCGATCGGGGTGTGTGGCCTCCAGCTCATCCACCGACGCGCGGACCACGGCGTGCAGGTCCACGGGCTTGCGTTCGATCCGCAGTCCTCCCCCCAGACGTGCCTGGGTGAAGTCGAGCAGGTCCCTCACCATGCGCACCGCGCGCTCCGCGCTCGTCTGGAGCCGGGCCAGGGCGCGGATGATGGGGGCGTCCAGATCTTCCCGGCGCAGGAGCAGCTGGACCCCCAGGAGGATGGCGCCCAGGGGATTGCGCAGGTCATGGCTGACGATGCCAATGAGCTGCTGTTCGAAGCCCCGGCGCGCGCTCTCCTCCTCGGCCAGCCGCTGGGCTTCCCATCGCGCGCGGACCGCCTCCGTCACGTCGAGCGCCAGGACGATGACCCCTTCGATGACGCCGTCCACGGTGCGCACGGGCTGATAGGTGAGATTCACCCTCATCTCGCTCAGGACGCCATCTCCCCGCCGATCCAGGCGGACCACCCGCTCCTGGCCCACGAAGGGCTGACCCGTCTGGTATACATGTCTCAGGAGGATGTCGAAGTCCTGGCCCACGAGCTCCGGGAGGGCCTGCTGGAGGGTCTTGCCGACGAGCTCCCGCCCGCCCATCCACTGGTGGTAGAGCGGGTTGGCCATCTCGAAGACATGCTCGGGCCCTCGCTGGTAGGCCACGGCGATCAGGGATTGGGCGGAAAGGGCATCCAACAACGCGGTCCGGGCGCGTTCGGCCTCGTGGGAGCGATGAAGCAGGGCTTCCATGCGCCGCCGGTCGAGCACGACCTGGGTCACCTCCGTGGCCACGACGATGATGCCCTCGGTGACGCCCGCCTCGTCGCGCAGGGGCTCGTAGACGAAATTGAAGTACACGTTCTCGGGCAACCGCCCGGCGGTGCGTATCAACCGCACGGGAATCTCCGTGCCCACGAAAGGCACGCCGGTGCGGATCACCTCATAGAGGATTTCGTCGAACCCCTGGCCTTGGAGTTCGGGCATCGCGTCCATGAGGGGTTTGCCCAGGACCTGCTCGAGGGTGCGGCCCCACAGGCGGCAGATCAAGGGGTTGGCCACGTCGATGACTAGCTCGGGGCCCCGGAAGATGCCAATGGCCACGGGCGCCTGCATGAAGAGGGCACTGAGACGGGCCCGGCCCAACTCCGCGGTGGCCCTCAACCGCTCGGTCTCCTGGAGGAGCCGATCGCGTTCGGCCTCCTTCTGGCGGCTGTACTCGCTCACCGCCTCCGCGATCGAGTTGGCCACGAAGTCCGTCAACAACCGGATCTCCCCCAGGGTGATGGGGAGCGCGTTCTCCTCGATGAGATCGAACAGCATCCCCCGCAGCAGGTCGTACTCACGGACCAGCGTGTCCAGATCGAAGCCAAGCCCGAAACGCTGGGCTCCGTGGGCTCGTCCCATCTCCTGGTACTTGTGGGAGGCGGCGTTCGAATCCCGCTCCGGAGGGCTCCTCAGGTTCCTGGCGAGCTCCTGGATGAGGGCGGGCAGGTGATCTTCCAGCTCGAAACAGGAGATGGCCTTGTGAGGCAGGTCATGACGCACGTTGTCGGTCCAACGCTTGATGAGCTCGCCTTGCCGAGCTTCCAGCACGTCCGCCAACTGGCTCATGAACCTTCTCGAAGTGAGAACATGAAGGTTCATGTAACCTGATCATCCAAGGACAGGTCCGTGGCGATCCAGCGGGAGCCCGCCCGCTCGAGGGCCCATCGCCTGGAGGGCTACTTCTCCACCACACCGCACGCGATGCGGCCGCCCGCGTCACCGGCGGGGTCGGAGTGGTAGTCGTCCAGCTTGGCGTGCACCACGACGGCCGAGCCGTCCTTGTCGAACAGCCCCTTCACCTTCAGGTCCGGCGCGAAGAAGTCGAACTGCACGCGTCCTTCCTTGTCGACGTACAGGTTGGGCAGGTCCCCCTCGTGCTTGCCCTTGGGCGAGAGGATTCCGTGCGCCTTCTTCTTCGGGTTGAAGTGGCCGCCCGCCGTCGTGAACGCCGGCGCCTCGCACTTGCCCGCCTCGTGGATGTGGATGGCGTGCTCGCCCGGGGGCAGGTTCGTCAGCGTGCCCTTCACCAGCACGCCGGTCGGCGTCTGCTCGAAGGTCACCTCGCCCACGTCCTTGCCCTGCGCGTCCTTTAGCGGCGCCTTCGCCGTCTCTCCCTTCGGGGGCGGCGCCTTCGTCCCCGCCTCCGGCGTCTGCGCCAGGGCGGGCGTGGTGGTGAGGGTGGCGGCAATCAGCAGGGCGCGAATCGTCATGGTGTCAGGCTCTCCCGAGGGGTTCAGGGTGCTACGAAACGGGCGTGACACTAACTTCGACCGTCGCCCGATGAAGCGGAAAGTCGGCCCCCTCGCCCGCGCTCTGCCGCGCAGTCATCACTTGGGGAGGGGAGAAGGGCACCGCTCGGCCCTGAGCCGCAGCCGCCGGGGGCCTCGGAGCAGGAAGGACTCACCCCAATCGATGTCGTGCTCCTGGCCGGACGCGAACGCGAGCTGACGCACCCGGGGCAGCAGTTCCTCCAGGGCCACCCGGGCCTCCAGTCGCGCGAGCGGGGCGCCCAGGCAGAAGTGCACCCCGTGCCCGAAGGCGAGCTGGCCCTGATCCTCGCGGGTGATGTCGAAGCGCTCCGGCTCCTTGAAGCGGCGGGGGTCCCGGTTGGCGGCCGCGAGCACCAGGAAGAGGCGGGTGCCCTCGGGGATGGGGTGGCCGGCGATCTGGGTGTCCTGGGTGGTCATGCGCATGAGCGACTGGACGGGTCCCTCGTAGCGCAGCGTCTCCTCGATGGCGGAGGGGACGAGGGTGGGGGTGGCCTGGAGGCGCGCGAGCTCCGAGGGCGCGCGCAGCAAGGAGACCAGGGCGTTGCCGAGCAGGTTCGTCGTGGTCTCGTTGCCCGCCACGAGCAGCAAGCGGGTGAAGGAGATGAGATCCTCCACCTCCAGGAATCCCTCGGCGGCCTCCACGAGCGCGCTGATGAGATCGTCCTGGGGCTCGCGGCGGCGGCGCTCGATGGTCTCCTCCAGGTAGGCGTGGAGCTGCTCGAGGCTCTGGAGGATGGGACCGGGGTCGAGCTTGCCCTGGGACAGGGCCACCGTCTGCACCACGTGGTCCGACCAGCGCTTGAAGTCCTGACGGCGCTCGGGCTCCACGCCGAGCATCTCGCTGATGACGATGACGGGCAGGGGCACGGCCAGTTCCGCCATCAGGTCGAACTCCTCGTGGGCCAGCATGGACTCGAGCAGTTGGCGGGTGATGGCGCGGATGCGCGGTTCCATCTCGGCGACGCGGCGGGGCGTGAAGGCCTTGCTCACCAGGGTCCGCAGCCGGGTGTGCTGGGGCGGGTCCGAGGCGATGAGGTTGTTCTGGGCGCGGAAGAAGCGGCGGGCCTGCTCGCCCACCTCCTTGGGCAGGTGGAGGCCCGGGGCGATGCGCTGGGAGGAGAACAGCGCGGGATTCTTCAGGATGGGGGCGATGTCGTCGTAGCGGGTGATGGCATGGGTGCCACCAAAGGCCGCCAGCACGTGGACGGGCGCGCTCTCCCGGAGCGCGGCGTAGAAGGGGTAGGGATTGCGCAGGTTCTCGGGCGACCACATGGCTTGCGGCTGCATCTCGCTTCCTCCGGCGGGGGCGGGAAAGGGAAGTATGCCTGACAGTCCATCCGTGAAACGCGTGTTTGCCCCCCCAGGGAGCCGTTATAGGGTGCCTCCATGGCGAAGGCTCAAGCGAAAACCGCCCCTCGCACGGCGGACCCCATCCTGCAGTCCCTCTTCGACGTCCAGGAGGCCACCCTGCCCAATGGCCTCCGGGTGCGCCTGCTGGCCAACCCCCAGACTCCGGTGGTGAGTCTTTACACCTTCTTCCAGGTGGGCAGCCGCAACGAGCGCCCCGGCATCACCGGCATCAGCCACCTGTTCGAGCACATGATGTTCAACGGAGCCAAGAAGTACGGCCCCAAGAAGTTCGATCAGGTGCTCGAGTCCAACGGCGGCCGCTCCAATGCCTACACGTCCACGGACATGACCGTGTACTACGAGGACTTCGCCGCGGACGCGCTGGAGACGGTGCTGGATCTGGAGTCGGACCGGATGCGCTCGCTGCGCATCAACGACGCCGCGCTCACCAGCGAGCGCCAGGTGGTGATGGAGGAGCGCCGCGTCCGGGTGGACAACGACATCACCGGCATCATGGACGAGGAGCTGGGCACGCTGGTGTGGAAGGCGCATGCCTACCGCTGGCCCGTCATCGGGTGGATGAAGGACATCGAGAACATCACCCGCCAGGACTGTGAGCAGTACTTCCGCACCTACTACGCGCCCAACAACGCGGTGCTCTACATCGTCGGGGACATCGATCCGAAGAAGACGCTCGCGCTGGTGCGCAAGTACTACGGGGACATTCCCAAGGGCCCCACGCCCGCGCCCGTGCTCAACGCCGAGCCCGAGCAGAAGGGCGAGCGCCGCGCCGAGGTGCGTCACCCGGCCCAGTCCCCGGCCCTGATGATCGCCTACCGGGGCCCCTCCGCCCGCGAGGAGGACACGCTCCTGCTCGACATCCTCCAGTACGTGATGACCAAGGGCGAGGGCAGCCGTCTGGTCAAGAAGCTCGTCTATGACACCCAGCTCGCCGTCTCCGTGGGCGTGGATTGGGGCTGGCGGGTGGATCCCGGCATCATCCTCTTCTTCCTGGAACTCAAGCCGGACTCGGATCCCCGCAAGGTGGAGGAGGCGCTGTACGCGGAGCTGGCCCTGCTGGCGGCCGAGGGCGTCACCGAGCGCGAGCTGCAGAAGGCGAAGAACAACCTGCGCGCGGATCACCTCCGGGAACTGGCCACCAACAGCGGCCGCGCCCACGCCATGGGCCACTACGAAGCGCTGCTCGGCTCGTGGCGGGATGGGCTCAGCCTGCCCTCCGTGTACGCGGCGGCCACCCACGAGCAGGTGCGCGCGGTGGCCCGGAAGTACTTCGCGCCCGAGCGCCGCTCCGTGGTGACGCTCCTGCCCTCGGCCCCCGAGGCCGGCGAGGAAGTGGCCGCGGACGGAAAGGAGGTGGCGTGAACATGGCCACCAAGCGTCCGAAGTCCGTTGCGGTGAAGGCCGCCTCCGCCACGAGCGGACTGATGTTGCCCACGTTCCACGAGAGCACCACGTCCAGTGGCCTGACGGTGCTGGCGGCCCAGCGGGGGCCGTTGCCGCTCGTGGCCGTGCGGCTCGCGGTGCGCGCGGGCAGCGCGGTGGATCCCCAGGACAAGCATGGCCTCGCGGACTTCACCGCGCGGCTGATGCGCCGGGGCACGGCCCGCCAGAGCGCGGATGAGATCGACGAGGCCATCGAGTTCGTCGGCGCGAGCTTCGCGGTGGGGAGCAACGAGGACCTGCTGTCCTTCTACGTCACCACGCCCGCCGAGCACTTCCCGGCGATGCTGTCCCTGCTGGGGGAGCTCGTGCGCGAGCCGTCCTTCCCCGAGCGCGAGGTGGAGCTGGCGCGCGAGCGGGCCCTGGCGGGGTTCGCCAACGATCTGGACGATCCGTCAGTCATCGCGGACCGGGCCTTCACGCGGGCGCTGTGGGGTAAGCATCCCTATGGCCATGACGTGGGGGGCAGCACGGCGCACGTGCGCACCTTCACGCGCGAGGATCTGGTGCGCTTCCACCGCGAGCGGCTGGGCCCCAAGGTGGCGCTCCTGTCGGTGGTGGGCGCGGTGGAGCCGGGGCTCGTGGCCGAGGAGGCGGAGAAGGCCTTTGGCGCGTGGAAGGGGGGGCCGGACAAGCCGGAGCAGCCGCCCGCGGCGGGGAAGATCGCCTCGGGCCGCATCCTGCTGGTGGACAAGCCGGATCAGACGCAGACGCAGGTGCGGCTGGGGGGCCCGGGCTTTCGCATGGGCCACGAGGACTACTTCCCGTCCGCGGCGATGAACAACGTGCTGGGCGGCGGCTTCACCTCGCGGCTGGTGAACGAGGTGCGCGTGGAGCGAGGCCTCACCTACGGCATCAACAGCTACTTCGACATGCTCAACGTGGGGGGCGTCTTCGCCATCTCCACCTTCACCCAGACGGAGCGCACGCGCGAGATGCTCGATGTGTCGCTCGCCGAGGTGGCCAAGGTGCGCGAGAGCGGCATCAGCGCCGCGGAGCTGAAGAAGGCCCAGCGCTACCTGGCGGGGCTCTACCCGCTGCGCACGGAGACGAACGAGTCGGTGGCGTCCGTCATCGGCGACATCCGGGTGCATGGGCTCGGGGATGACTGGGTGGAGAAGTTCCGCGAGCGGCTGTTCGCCGTGAAGCCCAAGCAGACGCAGGAGGTGGCGGCGAAGTACCTGTTCGCCAAGGCGCCGCTCATCGTGCTGCTGGGCAAGGCGTCCGCGGTGAAGAAGCAGCTCAAGGGGCTGGGGTCGGTGACGGTGGTGCCGGCCTCGGACTACGAGTGAGCGGCCTCCGCGTTCTGTTCGAGGGCGCGGGGCTGCTCGCGGTGGACAAGCCCGCGGGGATGCTCGTCATCCCCGGGCGCTCCGAGGACGCGGCGCCCTCCCTGCGCGAGGAGCTGGAGGCCCGGCTGAAGCGCAAGGTGTACGTGGTGCACCGGTTGGATCGGGACACGTCGGGGGTGGTGGTGTTCGCCCTGACGCCCGAGGTGCACCGCACGCTGTCCATGGCCTTCGAGTCGGGCCAGGTGCACAAGCGCTACCTCGCGCTGGTGGAGGGGCGTCTGGAGGCGCGCCACGTCGTGGACGCGGCGCTGGCCTCCGGGCGCAAGGGCCGCATGCGGGTGGCTCGGCCGGGCGAGGAAGGCAAGCCCTCGACGACGAAGTTCCGGCCCGTGGAGGTGTTCGCCTCGGCGTCACT from Melittangium boletus DSM 14713 includes the following:
- a CDS encoding M16 family metallopeptidase, translated to MATKRPKSVAVKAASATSGLMLPTFHESTTSSGLTVLAAQRGPLPLVAVRLAVRAGSAVDPQDKHGLADFTARLMRRGTARQSADEIDEAIEFVGASFAVGSNEDLLSFYVTTPAEHFPAMLSLLGELVREPSFPEREVELARERALAGFANDLDDPSVIADRAFTRALWGKHPYGHDVGGSTAHVRTFTREDLVRFHRERLGPKVALLSVVGAVEPGLVAEEAEKAFGAWKGGPDKPEQPPAAGKIASGRILLVDKPDQTQTQVRLGGPGFRMGHEDYFPSAAMNNVLGGGFTSRLVNEVRVERGLTYGINSYFDMLNVGGVFAISTFTQTERTREMLDVSLAEVAKVRESGISAAELKKAQRYLAGLYPLRTETNESVASVIGDIRVHGLGDDWVEKFRERLFAVKPKQTQEVAAKYLFAKAPLIVLLGKASAVKKQLKGLGSVTVVPASDYE
- a CDS encoding superoxide dismutase family protein, producing MTIRALLIAATLTTTPALAQTPEAGTKAPPPKGETAKAPLKDAQGKDVGEVTFEQTPTGVLVKGTLTNLPPGEHAIHIHEAGKCEAPAFTTAGGHFNPKKKAHGILSPKGKHEGDLPNLYVDKEGRVQFDFFAPDLKVKGLFDKDGSAVVVHAKLDDYHSDPAGDAGGRIACGVVEK
- a CDS encoding RluA family pseudouridine synthase, producing the protein MSGLRVLFEGAGLLAVDKPAGMLVIPGRSEDAAPSLREELEARLKRKVYVVHRLDRDTSGVVVFALTPEVHRTLSMAFESGQVHKRYLALVEGRLEARHVVDAALASGRKGRMRVARPGEEGKPSTTKFRPVEVFASASLVEAEPLTGRTHQIRVHLLSLGHPLLVDHQYGRDTPWTARELGGVGEGQVLARTPLHAARLEWPALPGVEARVLESPLPEDMASAVTLLRAGMST
- a CDS encoding ATP-binding protein, which translates into the protein MSQLADVLEARQGELIKRWTDNVRHDLPHKAISCFELEDHLPALIQELARNLRSPPERDSNAASHKYQEMGRAHGAQRFGLGFDLDTLVREYDLLRGMLFDLIEENALPITLGEIRLLTDFVANSIAEAVSEYSRQKEAERDRLLQETERLRATAELGRARLSALFMQAPVAIGIFRGPELVIDVANPLICRLWGRTLEQVLGKPLMDAMPELQGQGFDEILYEVIRTGVPFVGTEIPVRLIRTAGRLPENVYFNFVYEPLRDEAGVTEGIIVVATEVTQVVLDRRRMEALLHRSHEAERARTALLDALSAQSLIAVAYQRGPEHVFEMANPLYHQWMGGRELVGKTLQQALPELVGQDFDILLRHVYQTGQPFVGQERVVRLDRRGDGVLSEMRVNLTYQPVRTVDGVIEGVIVLALDVTEAVRARWEAQRLAEEESARRGFEQQLIGIVSHDLRNPLGAILLGVQLLLRREDLDAPIIRALARLQTSAERAVRMVRDLLDFTQARLGGGLRIERKPVDLHAVVRASVDELEATHPDRELRLERRGDALGIWDADRLAQLVGNLVGNALKYSPPDTPVHIRVLGDPEGVCFEVHNQGEPIPADALPRLFQPLQRAVVGVDNMTRSVGLGLYIVDQIVRAHGGGLSVTSTERDGTTFSVRLPRGT
- a CDS encoding M16 family metallopeptidase, which gives rise to MAKAQAKTAPRTADPILQSLFDVQEATLPNGLRVRLLANPQTPVVSLYTFFQVGSRNERPGITGISHLFEHMMFNGAKKYGPKKFDQVLESNGGRSNAYTSTDMTVYYEDFAADALETVLDLESDRMRSLRINDAALTSERQVVMEERRVRVDNDITGIMDEELGTLVWKAHAYRWPVIGWMKDIENITRQDCEQYFRTYYAPNNAVLYIVGDIDPKKTLALVRKYYGDIPKGPTPAPVLNAEPEQKGERRAEVRHPAQSPALMIAYRGPSAREEDTLLLDILQYVMTKGEGSRLVKKLVYDTQLAVSVGVDWGWRVDPGIILFFLELKPDSDPRKVEEALYAELALLAAEGVTERELQKAKNNLRADHLRELATNSGRAHAMGHYEALLGSWRDGLSLPSVYAAATHEQVRAVARKYFAPERRSVVTLLPSAPEAGEEVAADGKEVA
- a CDS encoding cytochrome P450 family protein, encoding MQPQAMWSPENLRNPYPFYAALRESAPVHVLAAFGGTHAITRYDDIAPILKNPALFSSQRIAPGLHLPKEVGEQARRFFRAQNNLIASDPPQHTRLRTLVSKAFTPRRVAEMEPRIRAITRQLLESMLAHEEFDLMAELAVPLPVIVISEMLGVEPERRQDFKRWSDHVVQTVALSQGKLDPGPILQSLEQLHAYLEETIERRRREPQDDLISALVEAAEGFLEVEDLISFTRLLLVAGNETTTNLLGNALVSLLRAPSELARLQATPTLVPSAIEETLRYEGPVQSLMRMTTQDTQIAGHPIPEGTRLFLVLAAANRDPRRFKEPERFDITREDQGQLAFGHGVHFCLGAPLARLEARVALEELLPRVRQLAFASGQEHDIDWGESFLLRGPRRLRLRAERCPSPLPK